TCAATAGTGTCTAGAGGCTTGCTCAATTTGACATTAAATACATAGACTGGTGGCTGTATTCTGATAGGGTGTCTTTATATTGCATTACCATTTCAAACCGTGTTATGCGGGATGGGAAGGAAGCCACTTATTTAGATAACTGAAATGCCCCCTTCGTACTGTTGGCAAGGACACTTAATCTGTTCTTTAATTCCAGGTGAATGGTTCATTGGTTGAGGTGGTCCATCCAATACTGTTCTCCAGGCAGAGATGGGTGGTTATGATGGTGGACTGGGTTGTTGCTTGCAGCACTAGTAAGTTCAAATAAAATATCAGCCCCCGTAAAGGTTCAGACCTGAAGGGACTGGGTAGGCTTAAGCAATAGTGATGGCTCAATTAAGCAAATACTACTTTCACCTATTAAGTTATTTCAGATCAGTGAACTGATTGATCACTCAGTTGGGGAGGAAGTGTTGTTCACTGAGTCGTAACACTTGTGTATATAATCTCTTTCCAGATGAAGGGATGTATGATGGGTCAGGGCTGGTCTGGGAGACTCCCACTCTGCTGTCCCCTCTGGTCTCTGGCCCCTCTGGGTTGGAGAGCAGCAAGATCCGCATGGGGGTGGACGGCCAGCTCCTGGATGAGCCAATCACAACAGAGCGAGGCTACAGACTGGAGATCAGTGACGCCACCGTCCAGATCAGCATCCCCTTCAACGCTGACGGAGGATACAGAAACGTCAGTAGCATGCTAGGCACATATCTGACCCTAAAGATGTAGAAGTTGTTTACCTTGTGTTCTGATGCATAAAAGCTGAAATTGTGCATATGTACTCTTTGAATATTTACTTTGTACCATGTAACCTAATGGCAGATGCTTTATAACAGTATCAACTCTTTCcagagctttgtgatggacaACATGTACCATGAGTTCTATGTGGTCCGTCTCTACTATGAACAAACCTTCATGGATGACTGTGGTGTGGAGACCAGACTCCGCCTGCACAGGCCCATGAACACACCCCTTCTGTTCCAGCGCCTCTCCATCATTAACCGTAAGGAATACTACTAGCCAATCAGAAATGGCTCTTCAGCTTGACTCTAATGAAACGTATTTTCCCAACACAGAAACAGTCCTTGAGGAGCGTGTGTTTACTGTGTACCTGGAGAACCTCTCCTACGATGTTGACCTGGTGGCTGTGACGCTCAATGGACATGACTTCACCATACTAGAGGCTAATAAGACCAGCCTCGTTATAACCATGGTCCCCCAGCCCAATAGCACCCTACATGCCTACATTctcagggtgccatttgaggatGCCGTTGTTCACAAGCTGGTAAGGATGGAACGGTTTTATATACTGTTTCCTCATGACTTCTCATTGGAGGAGATCAAAGGTTCCTCCCCTCAAACGTTCTCCTTCAATGGGTTTTTGGTAAGGACAGACTTGAGATTCACCCCTAGTATGTGGATATAATACTTGTTTCTGACTTAGTGTTCATATCCATAGTACTCTACAGATGGGGTTCTTCAATACTCGTTGGACATCAACTACACGTTGGTCATCCTGCCTCAAGAGGAGCCCTACTACTACCTGGCCTCAGTCGTGGCTCAGTTCAATGACGTTTGTAAGTAGACTTGAACCTTCAGCTTTAAGAGACCTGGGCTGCACTATGGTCTTCTGGTTCTGATGACACTGCCTAATGGCAACTCTGACGCAACCGCAAACCAAGTCCCCCAGTCTCTAGCTTTCAACTATATTCTTCTCTTCATCAGTTGCTCCGGTCTTCAATGGCGTCTGCAATGAGAAAAGCATTACTTTCCAGATGGACCATAAGCCATTTGACTACCTGTGGGAGGTTGGTGTTGGCCATTACCTTCTGACCCCAAATCTGGCAGCCAAACGGGGCTATGTCATGCGGAACGACAGCCAGAGTTTGACCCTGGAAGTGCCCCTCTTCTCTGTTGGCTACACTTATAAGGTGAGGTGCTTAAACTGAGTTGGGTGAAGTAAGAGTTACATTTTAAGTCGATCTCTTTATGTTTTTAGGACGTAAATTTGACTCAGTTCCACGGCACTTTTGAAATTATCTCAAGAGTTCCCAAGACCTTGGAGGTCACGAGTTCCTTGGCCCAACGTTGTCTCTTCCAAACTACTGAGCTCATAGGTAACAACTAGTGCTTCATTTGTTAGTGCCTGACTGTTTAGTGTATCTATCATTCACTTTCTTCTAGCCCAGCGCTAACACAACTTTATCTCCAGTGTGTTCCACTGATGGGGTGGTGACGGTGGCTACTGATGTGACTCTGGCCATCCCTGGAGCTGAACCGAACAGAACTTCTCTCCTGGACTCCACCTGCAGGCCTCAAGAGACTGATGACACCAGGGCTCTTTTTAGCTTTGGACTCCACACCTGTGGTACCAGGGTCCAGGTATAACTGTTCAGCACTTTGTTTTTTATGAATCTATCAAGTGACTGGCCCGACCATTGACTAATTCAAATGAACGTTCCAGTCGGCATCTAATCCGTTAACCCAGAAGTAATCTTGCTTAATTTGGTCAGCTGCCTAACTTAGTTCTGGGTCTATGGCTTCAAGTGTGAAGTCTCCACCCTTGCAAAAAGGAACTCTCAGGCAAAGTCCCCATAATTTCACATGTTTATCATCCCCACCCTTTAAGCACTGCCTTTGCCCAAATCTGCAACAAACACTAACTGCTGCTTGTTATCCTATGCATTCCATCGCAACATGTGCGGAATCGGTCCACGAGATTAGCTAACCTCCAACTCTATAACCTTCAGCATACAGGCCGACTATTGTAAATGAATATTTACTGACTGGTGTCCAGATGCCTATCAAAGAGAACTGTCAGCATTTTAGAAATGGCTTGCAACAGGGTTTAGTAATTGTCATTGAATTATGTTCAGGCTTGTGATGTCTTGTCTTGCAGGTGGACCACCAGCGTGTTACCTACGAAAATGAGATCACCATTGAGCAGGAGTTCCAATCTGTGACGGCACCGTTCAAAACCGGGAATGCTGCCTCTGTGTACGTAACTTCACTAATGTAATGCTTCATTGGTTGCAACAAATGTACAATAGTCACATCAGCCATTGGCGCTGAGTCATTTGTGGCTTTAATGTAAACTTCAGTTCTCTTTTCAGGGTGACA
This region of Coregonus clupeaformis isolate EN_2021a unplaced genomic scaffold, ASM2061545v1 scaf0327, whole genome shotgun sequence genomic DNA includes:
- the LOC121572120 gene encoding uncharacterized protein LOC121572120 isoform X2, producing the protein MAFGFWFWLGVFVLVSVWPSVRCSDLPRGAVETECRDRYLLVTTELSFTGNEPRFEAVDADGVHPITKQYGSECGYMVSILPLPGHAELRASYFSCHTDNQDDAVFTFSFNLITIDENGVETTYTVTATCSLPLPWSPREVSCEENYMEVSMRSDVSCLSGKTADNWTAALATAHSSATSTWQVMFQQEGQQLTPMSLSEARELGYVFHLTQGRLVFRSPYTPRSVMGSVSMVNGSLVEVVHPILFSRQRWVVMMVDWVVACSTNEGMYDGSGLVWETPTLLSPLVSGPSGLESSKIRMGVDGQLLDEPITTERGYRLEISDATVQISIPFNADGGYRNSFVMDNMYHEFYVVRLYYEQTFMDDCGVETRLRLHRPMNTPLLFQRLSIINQTVLEERVFTVYLENLSYDVDLVAVTLNGHDFTILEANKTSLVITMVPQPNSTLHAYILRVPFEDAVVHKLYSTDGVLQYSLDINYTLVILPQEEPYYYLASVVAQFNDVFAPVFNGVCNEKSITFQMDHKPFDYLWEVGVGHYLLTPNLAAKRGYVMRNDSQSLTLEVPLFSVGYTYKDVNLTQFHGTFEIISRVPKTLEVTSSLAQRCLFQTTELIVCSTDGVVTVATDVTLAIPGAEPNRTSLLDSTCRPQETDDTRALFSFGLHTCGTRVQVDHQRVTYENEITIEQEFQSVTAPFKTGNAASVVTVRCVYPLSDLYKLFAFWRFEADSPGIGTILTTVPVKRTNETTD
- the LOC121572120 gene encoding uncharacterized protein LOC121572120 isoform X1, whose translation is MAFGFWFWLGVFVLVSVWPSVRCSDLPRGAVETECRDRYLLVTTELSFTGNEPRFEAVDADGVHPITKQYGSECGYMVSILPLPGHAELRASYFSCHTDNQDDAVFTFSFNLITIDENGVETTYTVTATCSLPLPWSPREVSCEENYMEVSMRSDVSCLSGKTADNWTAALATAHSSATSTWQVMFQQEGQQLTPMSLSEARELGYVFHLTQGRLVFRSPYTPRSVMGSVSMVNGSLVEVVHPILFSRQRWVVMMVDWVVACSTNEGMYDGSGLVWETPTLLSPLVSGPSGLESSKIRMGVDGQLLDEPITTERGYRLEISDATVQISIPFNADGGYRNSFVMDNMYHEFYVVRLYYEQTFMDDCGVETRLRLHRPMNTPLLFQRLSIINQTVLEERVFTVYLENLSYDVDLVAVTLNGHDFTILEANKTSLVITMVPQPNSTLHAYILRVPFEDAVVHKLYSTDGVLQYSLDINYTLVILPQEEPYYYLASVVAQFNDVFAPVFNGVCNEKSITFQMDHKPFDYLWEVGVGHYLLTPNLAAKRGYVMRNDSQSLTLEVPLFSVGYTYKDVNLTQFHGTFEIISRVPKTLEVTSSLAQRCLFQTTELIVCSTDGVVTVATDVTLAIPGAEPNRTSLLDSTCRPQETDDTRALFSFGLHTCGTRVQVDHQRVTYENEITIEQEFQSVTAPFKTGNAASVVTVRCVYPLSDLYKLFAFWRFEADSPGIGTILTTVPVKTFQPTFSPTTRRPLSSRTTPNTGLTPGRKMPAIHPRAKYVKVFSWQINQQRNHLGPDPSHPIQWN
- the LOC121572120 gene encoding uncharacterized protein LOC121572120 isoform X3 yields the protein MAFGFWFWLGVFVLVSVWPSVRCSDLPRGAVETECRDRYLLVTTELSFTGNEPRFEAVDADGVHPITKQYGSECGYMVSILPLPGHAELRASYFSCHTDNQDDAVFTFSFNLITIDENGVETTYTVTATCSLPLPWSPREVSCEENYMEVSMRSDVSCLSGKTADNWTAALATAHSSATSTWQVMFQQEGQQLTPMSLSEARELGYVFHLTQGRLVFRSPYTPRSVMGSVSMVNGSLVEVVHPILFSRQRWVVMMVDWVVACSTNEGMYDGSGLVWETPTLLSPLVSGPSGLESSKIRMGVDGQLLDEPITTERGYRLEISDATVQISIPFNADGGYRNSFVMDNMYHEFYVVRLYYEQTFMDDCGVETRLRLHRPMNTPLLFQRLSIINQTVLEERVFTVYLENLSYDVDLVAVTLNGHDFTILEANKTSLVITMVPQPNSTLHAYILRVPFEDAVVHKLYSTDGVLQYSLDINYTLVILPQEEPYYYLASVVAQFNDVFAPVFNGVCNEKSITFQMDHKPFDYLWEVGVGHYLLTPNLAAKRGYVMRNDSQSLTLEVPLFSVGYTYKDVNLTQFHGTFEIISRVPKTLEVTSSLAQRCLFQTTELIVCSTDGVVTVATDVTLAIPGAEPNRTSLLDSTCRPQETDDTRALFSFGLHTCGTRVQVDHQRVTYENEITIEQEFQSVTAPFKTGNAASVVTVRCVYPLSDLYKLFAFWRFEADSPGIGTILTTVPVKKDH